One Rhododendron vialii isolate Sample 1 chromosome 2a, ASM3025357v1 genomic region harbors:
- the LOC131317485 gene encoding uncharacterized protein LOC131317485 — translation MVAPAVMEEVVREVFVVVTSDLRQIRMQLGRSRTPPISDEPISFAEEASSPTSSSSSNGYTPSPPAMNQPIDLGSLLTIPGRGRGAARGQGGQGRGRRTQTQTDAPPGFSPEEIEAIHREKRQRVEQPQERPPPPSSSPAPIWAPSFSHGNRAITARDTVETEGTALALSQAFLLPGDMQKEVAMSPDNLLSSFMSHNAKVMQKMVAMAQKLSQSEPQRAKLVSENSKLQRTIIRLERERNQAQGVADGLKGQLKGTEDSLAQTLKELETSQSEAKAAFEKGYNEGIKVATESYTNQMPGIQDQVWVASWRACLEKAEIPESSPLWTNIELPSAAAGDQEEIVEEGDEEQVLQTAEPPVTEVEPQSDMTNSGQKEASGGQLEDENLTAAEAPPTVPTTVQDLTEDE, via the exons ATGGTTGCTCCTGCGGTGATGGAGGAGGTGGTGAGGGAGGTGTTTGTCGTCGTCACCTCCGATCTCCGGCAGATCCGGATGCAACTAGG gcgttctcggacacctccaatctcCGACGAACCAATTTCCTTTGCCGAAGAAGCCTCCAGTCCCACATCAAGTTCTTCTTCCAACGGTTACACGCCTTCACCTCCAGCAATGAACCAGCCAATTGATTTAGGGAGTCTTCTCACCatacctggtcgaggtcgtggcgctgctcggggccaaggtggccaaggtcgtggccgccgtactcagactcagactgatgctcctcctggcttttccccagaagaaatcgaggccatccacagagagaaacgtcaacgggtggaacagcctcaagaaagacccccacctcCCTCCTCGTCTCCTGCTCCAATATGggctccctccttctctcatgggaaccgagctatcactgctcgggacactgtCGAGACcgaagggactgcccttgcactgtcccaggcctttttgttgcctggggacatgcaaaaagaagttgcaatgtctccagacaatcttctcagttccttcatgtcccacaacgccaag gtgatgcaaaaaatggtggccatggctcaaaaacttagccaatcagagccccaacgagcaaaacttgtcagtgaaaactccaagctccaacgtaccatcatcaggcttgagagagaaaggaaccagGCCCAGGGGGTTGCAGATGGCCTGAAAGGACAATtgaaggggactgaggacagTCTTGCCCAGACTTTGAAGGAGCTCGAGACGTCCCAGAGTGAAGCCAAGGCTGCCTTTGAAAAGGGatataacgaaggaatcaaagttgccacagagagctacacaaaccagatgcctggaattcaggatcaagtttgggtggcgtCTTGGAGGGCCTGCCTTGAAAAAGCAGAGATTCCTGAGTCATCTCcactttggaccaacattgagctTCCAAGCGCAGCAGCTGGTGATCAGgaggaaattgttgaagaggGAGATGAAGAACAGGTCTTGCAGACAGCGGAGCCTCCTGTTACCGAAGTGGAGCCTCAGAGTGATATGACCAActctggccaaaaggaagccagtggtggtcaacTTGAAGATGAGAATCTAACTGCAGCTGAAGCTCCTCCAACTGTTCCTACAACCGTTCAAGACCTGACTGAAGATGAGTGA